Proteins from one Desulfonema limicola genomic window:
- the selB gene encoding selenocysteine-specific translation elongation factor, whose product MLGTAGHIDHGKTTFIKALTGINTDRLKEEQRRGITIELGFASLDLPNGFHVGIVDVPGHEKFVKNMVAGATGIDVVAMIIAADEGVMPQTREHMEICSLLGIKSGLVVLTKVDMVDEEWLELVTEDVKEFTKGSFLEGQPVVPVSGVTGQGIPEFMKTLEKLSISIPQRTSTGLFRLPVDRVFTMKGFGTVITGTLTSGRVSVGETIMIYPSLVRSKVRGLQVHNQSVESAEAGMRTAINFQGLEKTSVNRGDVLSNPDALKPSYMLDISIQYLKSNKKPVKNRTRVRFHAGTNEILANLILLEAEELLPGKTAVAQLRLESPVALVKDDRFVIRSYSPVRTIGGGYILNPIPKKHKRFRPEVIAGLKELTINESGQIIPYHIRESAYQGVSFFDLKIMTNMPEQKLRQALQSLLSAKTIVQADREKQIYIHQDSIEKLKNEITQCLSLYHKTNPLKTGISKEELRNQIFSKNMGYNPDSSIKLFNLMINHMSRENAIVQEEDMVRLANHKISLGADQADVKKQILETYTKSGLAPPYFKDLCQKLNLDNKTAKDVLMTLVDEGIIIKVKEDLYFNADYIYELKNRLVDFLKKNEQVTTPQFKEIAGVSRKFFIPLIEYFDSKNITIRIGDIRKLRSN is encoded by the coding sequence ATACTTGGAACTGCTGGTCATATAGATCATGGTAAAACCACGTTTATCAAAGCTCTTACAGGGATCAATACTGATCGTTTAAAAGAGGAGCAGCGCAGGGGTATTACCATTGAACTTGGGTTTGCATCTCTTGATCTTCCCAATGGTTTTCATGTAGGGATTGTGGATGTTCCTGGACATGAAAAATTTGTTAAAAATATGGTGGCAGGTGCAACTGGGATTGATGTGGTGGCTATGATCATTGCCGCAGATGAAGGAGTTATGCCCCAGACCCGTGAACATATGGAGATATGTTCCCTTCTGGGTATAAAATCAGGGCTTGTTGTTTTGACCAAAGTAGATATGGTTGATGAAGAATGGCTTGAGCTTGTTACTGAAGATGTAAAAGAATTTACAAAAGGCTCTTTTTTAGAAGGCCAGCCTGTTGTACCTGTTTCAGGAGTTACAGGGCAGGGAATTCCTGAATTTATGAAAACCCTTGAAAAATTAAGTATTTCCATACCCCAGCGGACTTCAACAGGACTTTTTCGGCTTCCTGTTGACCGGGTTTTTACCATGAAAGGATTTGGAACCGTTATAACAGGGACACTTACATCAGGCCGGGTTTCTGTTGGTGAAACTATTATGATTTATCCTTCTTTGGTAAGGTCAAAGGTGCGGGGACTCCAGGTACATAATCAAAGCGTGGAAAGTGCCGAAGCCGGGATGCGGACAGCTATTAATTTTCAGGGGCTTGAGAAAACATCTGTTAACCGGGGTGATGTTCTTTCAAATCCTGATGCGCTTAAACCATCTTATATGCTTGATATTTCAATTCAATACCTGAAAAGCAATAAAAAACCTGTTAAAAATAGAACCCGTGTAAGATTTCATGCAGGAACCAATGAAATTCTGGCAAACCTGATACTTCTGGAAGCTGAGGAATTATTGCCAGGCAAGACCGCTGTTGCTCAACTGCGTCTTGAGTCCCCTGTGGCACTTGTAAAAGATGACCGTTTTGTAATTCGGAGTTATTCCCCTGTGCGCACCATTGGCGGCGGGTATATACTCAATCCTATTCCAAAAAAGCATAAAAGATTCAGACCTGAAGTGATTGCAGGATTAAAAGAACTGACAATAAATGAGTCTGGACAGATTATTCCATATCATATCCGGGAATCAGCTTATCAGGGAGTAAGTTTTTTTGATCTTAAAATAATGACAAATATGCCGGAACAAAAACTGAGACAGGCTTTGCAGTCCCTGTTATCAGCTAAAACCATTGTTCAGGCAGACAGGGAAAAGCAGATTTATATTCATCAGGATTCTATTGAAAAACTTAAAAATGAAATCACTCAATGCCTGAGCCTTTATCATAAAACAAATCCACTTAAAACCGGAATATCCAAAGAAGAACTCAGGAATCAGATATTTTCAAAAAACATGGGATATAACCCTGATTCAAGTATCAAGTTATTTAATCTTATGATAAATCATATGAGCAGGGAAAATGCAATTGTCCAGGAAGAAGATATGGTGCGCCTTGCAAATCATAAGATTTCTCTGGGTGCAGATCAGGCTGATGTAAAAAAACAGATTCTGGAAACATATACAAAATCAGGTTTAGCTCCTCCGTATTTTAAAGATTTATGTCAAAAACTTAATCTTGATAACAAAACTGCAAAAGATGTTCTTATGACGCTTGTTGATGAAGGCATTATTATCAAAGTCAAAGAAGACCTTTATTTTAATGCAGATTATATTTATGAATTAAAAAACAGGCTGGTAGATTTTCTTAAAAAAAATGAACAGGTTACTACCCCGCAGTTTAAAGAGATTGCAGGGGTTTCAAGGAAATTCTTTATACCTCTTATCGAATATTTTGATTCAAAAAATATTACCATTCGTATTGGCGATATTCGGAAATTGAGAAGTAATTAA
- a CDS encoding DUF2333 family protein, with protein MKNIKKLGKNEKGASKYAVLAVLTIVLFLGIWTFFQFMGKGSSDKTAPVSSHKTQTENIVKEYPKNQPDSTAKTHDTAANKTPAKAHAVPKTVAAASVFKGVRGVAFVSACIKPLDYELNERFWGWRSNDIINITDNVNNFQLGVLEVTRRTAVALTESISRTGKSDAYVPSLEYAMNWFMIKPTKYWFPSAESKYKEGLKDLKTYMDMVKTGEAGFYRRVDNLVPLLKSYESILGSCDENLVKALGDLSFFKADDVLYYSKGVASSMKTILEAVSQDFDDTIKSVQGDDVMHHAIVSLDHASHVDPIIVLEGKPSGLTANHRANMAASISHARFYLDVLIVALTGNI; from the coding sequence ATGAAGAATATTAAAAAACTCGGCAAGAATGAAAAAGGTGCATCAAAGTATGCGGTTCTTGCAGTCCTGACCATTGTTCTTTTTTTGGGAATCTGGACGTTTTTTCAATTTATGGGAAAAGGTAGTTCAGACAAAACAGCACCAGTATCTTCTCATAAAACACAAACAGAGAATATTGTTAAAGAATATCCAAAAAACCAGCCTGATTCAACAGCAAAAACTCATGATACTGCAGCAAACAAAACACCAGCTAAAGCACATGCAGTACCTAAAACTGTTGCTGCTGCAAGTGTATTTAAAGGAGTCAGGGGAGTTGCTTTTGTATCAGCATGTATAAAACCTCTTGATTATGAGCTGAATGAAAGATTTTGGGGCTGGCGTTCCAATGATATTATAAATATAACAGATAATGTAAATAATTTTCAGCTTGGAGTGCTTGAAGTAACCCGCAGGACTGCTGTTGCCCTTACTGAAAGTATTTCCCGTACTGGTAAATCAGATGCTTATGTGCCAAGTCTTGAATATGCCATGAACTGGTTTATGATAAAACCCACCAAATACTGGTTTCCATCTGCTGAATCAAAGTATAAGGAAGGCTTGAAAGACTTAAAAACATATATGGATATGGTAAAAACCGGAGAAGCTGGTTTTTACCGAAGGGTTGATAACCTTGTTCCTTTACTGAAGTCATATGAAAGCATTCTGGGCAGTTGTGATGAAAATCTGGTAAAAGCTCTTGGGGATTTAAGTTTTTTTAAAGCAGACGATGTTTTATATTATTCAAAAGGTGTTGCCAGTTCAATGAAAACTATTCTGGAAGCTGTTTCCCAGGATTTTGATGATACTATTAAATCTGTTCAGGGTGATGATGTTATGCATCATGCCATAGTATCTTTAGATCATGCTTCCCATGTAGATCCTATTATAGTTCTTGAAGGCAAGCCCAGCGGCCTGACAGCAAATCACAGGGCCAATATGGCGGCATCAATCAGTCATGCCCGTTTTTATCTTGATGTATTGATTGTAGCACTTACAGGAAATATTTAA
- the hemW gene encoding radical SAM family heme chaperone HemW, translating into MKTIKEPGGIYIHIPFCIKKCDYCNFYSVPDLSLEQDFVNALVKEITMAAAQVCFPCNTIYMGGGTPSTLKTKHIQKIIKSIFKNLNILPDPEITIEVNPGTVNTDTLKAYFDAGINRINIGVQSFNNENLKFMGRIHSVQDAENALKWAEDAGFVNTGIDLIYGLPAQNQDLWIYDLQKAVNHKPAHISCYMLTFEHGTPLDKRRLKGEFSLLDDEISGNLFETTINFLKDKTYEQYEISNFAKTKAQRSKHNLKYWSFAPYLGLGPSAHSFLFPKRQWNYNSLKKYITSIKKGNLPVKGSEILNREQQIMEFIYLGLRTNQGIDTDMFNRYFNINFYQVFGNLVKELKKQGIITGDTAFCALSKKGMRFQDSITRMFMCQDF; encoded by the coding sequence ATGAAAACCATCAAAGAACCAGGGGGAATATATATTCATATTCCTTTTTGCATAAAAAAATGTGATTACTGCAATTTTTATTCTGTACCTGATCTTTCCCTTGAACAGGATTTTGTTAATGCACTTGTCAAAGAAATAACCATGGCAGCAGCCCAGGTTTGTTTTCCATGTAATACAATTTATATGGGCGGAGGTACTCCTTCTACATTAAAAACAAAACATATTCAAAAGATAATTAAAAGTATATTCAAAAATTTAAATATACTGCCTGATCCTGAAATTACAATTGAAGTAAATCCAGGTACTGTCAATACTGACACACTCAAAGCTTATTTTGATGCTGGAATAAACCGGATTAATATTGGTGTTCAATCCTTTAATAATGAAAATCTTAAATTTATGGGCAGAATCCATTCAGTTCAGGATGCAGAAAACGCTCTTAAATGGGCAGAGGATGCAGGATTTGTTAATACAGGCATTGATCTTATATACGGGCTTCCAGCACAAAACCAGGATTTATGGATTTATGATCTTCAAAAAGCTGTTAATCATAAACCTGCTCATATTTCCTGTTATATGCTGACATTTGAACATGGCACTCCTCTGGATAAAAGGCGGCTTAAAGGAGAATTTTCTTTATTAGATGATGAAATATCAGGAAATTTGTTTGAAACCACTATTAATTTTTTAAAAGATAAAACATATGAGCAATATGAAATCTCCAATTTTGCAAAAACAAAGGCTCAAAGATCAAAACATAACCTGAAATACTGGTCTTTTGCTCCATATCTTGGATTGGGACCTTCAGCCCATTCTTTTTTATTTCCAAAAAGGCAATGGAATTACAACTCTTTAAAAAAATATATAACCAGTATTAAAAAAGGGAATTTACCTGTCAAAGGCTCTGAGATATTAAACCGTGAACAGCAGATTATGGAATTTATTTATCTGGGATTGAGAACAAACCAGGGTATTGATACAGATATGTTTAACAGGTATTTTAATATAAATTTTTATCAGGTTTTTGGAAATCTGGTAAAGGAATTGAAAAAACAGGGAATCATAACCGGCGATACTGCCTTTTGCGCTCTTTCAAAAAAGGGAATGAGGTTTCAAGACAGTATTACCAGGATGTTTATGTGTCAGGATTTTTAA
- a CDS encoding DNA internalization-related competence protein ComEC/Rec2 gives MADNHIYRPLIPLVSVFMAGISAGSTFPGYAKWSIYLICITCILIFSCIKKQKNCIFPPLALLFALGYLCLQQWTAPVFPDNHVTKFADLKKYTITGIINTVPYNDSIYIRFIIDTQTIENNPVSGLIQVTIPYDNNKKYPDISIGDKVLFQGKIRPVRNFNNPGRFNYEQYMAFKNLWCTCYAPKNTFKILEHKTKTRLKQKIENSRKAVSGLIEKAAQSRQAQAVLNALIIGDQNKISHDLRKDFNKAGISHLLAISGLHIGIISLIAFIFFQWLLSKSEYCLWNALTQKGTAILCLIPVIAYAVISGMSFATQRAVIMVFICMAALYFTRETNLLNNLAAAAMIILIINPPAFFSISFQLSFSAVLTISYGFPKLYKPERLINLKYFPVIKKIISLIIVSLLAILGTLPLTMFYFNQLSITGLISNLIFIPLIGFIVVPLGLLSVFLFPFFKQAAFFIININADFLSWILKIVSWFANYIPGYTSTITPSILEIWIYYLFLWAVLTLIPCTKSDKSPNKQADRLVLKKTAQILLILTASAGILDTGYWIYQRFAHKDIRITIIDVGQGNAILADMPGGKCMLIDGGGFYNNSVFDTGERIVAPFLWSKKIKTIDTIILSHPDTDHMNGLLYIADNFNVKTLITNGETKDTEAWKKFMEIIKKHNINMPDFQNIPRSWEIADVKFKILYPPYNFHINETWQKKSNNKSLVIKLIFKQISILFPGDVEARAEQELTAINQDSLKSTIMIAPHHGSKTSSSDLLLDHVSPEIIIISAGWKNRFNCPHDSVLEKYKNRGIQVFGTNLNGAVSISWDSKKFNIKPYKSANFF, from the coding sequence ATGGCTGATAACCATATATACCGGCCTTTAATTCCTCTTGTATCAGTGTTTATGGCTGGTATCTCAGCAGGCAGTACATTCCCAGGCTATGCAAAATGGTCAATATACCTGATCTGTATTACCTGTATATTGATATTTAGCTGTATAAAAAAACAAAAAAATTGTATCTTTCCTCCACTAGCACTTTTATTTGCACTTGGCTATCTATGCCTGCAGCAATGGACAGCCCCTGTTTTCCCTGATAATCATGTTACAAAATTTGCAGATCTGAAAAAATATACCATAACCGGTATAATCAACACAGTTCCATACAATGACAGCATCTATATCAGATTTATTATAGATACTCAAACAATTGAAAATAATCCTGTTTCCGGGCTTATCCAGGTAACAATTCCATATGATAATAATAAAAAATATCCTGATATTTCAATTGGAGATAAGGTTCTTTTTCAGGGAAAAATAAGGCCTGTAAGAAATTTCAACAATCCAGGAAGATTTAATTATGAACAATATATGGCTTTTAAGAATCTCTGGTGTACATGTTATGCACCAAAAAATACCTTTAAAATCCTTGAACATAAAACAAAGACCAGGTTAAAACAAAAAATAGAAAATAGCCGTAAAGCTGTTTCAGGACTTATTGAGAAAGCAGCTCAATCCCGCCAGGCCCAGGCCGTATTAAATGCCCTGATAATAGGAGATCAAAATAAAATAAGTCATGATCTCAGAAAAGATTTTAATAAAGCAGGTATCAGTCATCTTCTTGCAATCTCAGGCCTGCACATCGGCATCATCAGCCTTATAGCATTTATCTTTTTTCAATGGCTCTTATCAAAGTCAGAATATTGTCTCTGGAATGCCCTTACTCAAAAAGGAACTGCAATACTATGTCTTATCCCGGTAATTGCCTATGCTGTAATATCAGGCATGTCTTTTGCTACTCAACGGGCAGTAATCATGGTTTTTATCTGCATGGCTGCATTGTATTTTACCAGAGAAACCAATCTTCTCAACAACCTGGCTGCTGCTGCCATGATAATCCTTATCATAAATCCGCCTGCTTTTTTTTCCATATCTTTCCAGCTTTCATTTTCTGCTGTTCTTACAATAAGCTATGGTTTCCCAAAACTATATAAACCTGAAAGATTGATCAATTTAAAATATTTTCCGGTAATAAAAAAGATTATCTCATTAATCATAGTTTCCCTGCTTGCCATACTGGGAACACTGCCTTTAACAATGTTTTATTTTAACCAGCTCTCTATTACAGGTTTGATTAGCAACCTTATATTTATCCCTCTTATAGGTTTTATTGTGGTGCCTTTGGGGCTGTTATCTGTTTTTTTATTCCCTTTTTTTAAACAGGCTGCTTTTTTTATAATAAATATTAATGCAGATTTTTTATCCTGGATTCTTAAGATAGTATCATGGTTTGCAAATTACATTCCTGGATACACAAGCACAATAACACCATCAATACTTGAAATCTGGATTTATTACCTGTTTCTCTGGGCTGTATTAACCCTGATTCCCTGTACAAAATCAGATAAATCACCCAATAAACAGGCAGACAGGCTGGTCTTAAAAAAAACAGCACAAATTCTTCTGATACTTACGGCATCAGCAGGAATACTTGATACAGGATACTGGATTTACCAGAGATTTGCACATAAGGATATTAGAATAACTATTATAGATGTAGGACAGGGAAACGCAATTCTGGCAGATATGCCCGGGGGCAAATGTATGCTTATTGATGGAGGGGGATTTTATAATAATTCTGTATTTGATACAGGTGAAAGAATTGTTGCTCCATTTTTATGGAGTAAGAAGATAAAAACTATAGATACAATCATACTTTCCCATCCTGACACAGATCACATGAACGGTCTATTGTATATAGCAGACAATTTTAATGTAAAAACCTTAATTACAAACGGAGAAACCAAAGATACAGAGGCCTGGAAAAAATTTATGGAAATTATAAAAAAACACAATATTAATATGCCTGATTTTCAAAATATCCCCAGATCATGGGAAATTGCTGATGTTAAATTTAAAATATTATATCCGCCTTATAATTTCCATATAAATGAAACATGGCAAAAAAAATCTAATAATAAATCCCTTGTAATAAAACTTATATTCAAGCAGATATCTATATTGTTTCCAGGAGATGTTGAAGCCAGGGCAGAACAGGAACTTACTGCAATAAATCAGGATTCATTAAAAAGTACAATAATGATTGCTCCCCATCACGGCTCTAAAACATCAAGCTCGGATTTGCTGCTGGATCATGTATCACCAGAGATAATTATCATATCTGCTGGATGGAAAAACAGGTTTAACTGCCCCCATGATTCTGTATTAGAAAAATATAAAAACCGGGGGATTCAAGTTTTTGGCACAAACTTAAACGGGGCTGTGTCCATTTCCTGGGATTCAAAAAAATTTAATATCAAGCCTTACAAATCTGCAAATTTTTTTTAA
- the murA gene encoding UDP-N-acetylglucosamine 1-carboxyvinyltransferase: MDKIIVQGGRSLKGEVKISGAKNAALPILVSSLLTQGRNIYHNVPDLKDIGSIKDLLSYLCADIETQGNTVAIKADGICKSEAPYDLVRKMRASILVLGPLIARVKKARVSLPGGCAIGARPINLHLKGLARLGASIELKHGYVEASADCLKGDDIYFDIPTVTGTENLMMAAVLAKGTTILRNAAREPEITALANVLNKMGADVQGAGSSVITINGVSSLNPVEVSIIPDRIEAGTFMVASALTKGDITLKNCEPDHLRAVINKLKLTGAEVLVSGKDIRVIGSEEIASIDIKTMPYPGFPTDMQAQFMVLMSVAKGLSMISETIFENRFIHVDELKRLGADITVSGNSAIIKGIPKLSGAPVMATDLRASASLILAGLVAEGQTEINRVYHLDRGYDAIEKKFAKLGAAVKRIK; encoded by the coding sequence ATGGATAAAATAATTGTTCAAGGAGGCCGTTCCCTTAAAGGCGAGGTGAAAATCAGCGGGGCAAAAAATGCAGCCCTTCCCATACTGGTATCTTCGCTTTTGACTCAGGGCAGAAATATCTATCACAATGTTCCTGATCTTAAAGACATTGGAAGCATAAAAGATTTATTATCATATCTTTGTGCAGATATTGAAACCCAGGGCAATACAGTTGCTATTAAAGCCGATGGTATCTGCAAATCTGAAGCCCCCTATGATCTGGTACGTAAAATGCGTGCATCAATCCTGGTATTAGGCCCCTTAATTGCACGGGTCAAAAAAGCCAGGGTGTCTCTTCCAGGAGGCTGTGCTATTGGAGCAAGGCCCATTAACCTGCATCTCAAAGGACTTGCGAGACTGGGAGCATCCATAGAACTTAAACATGGATATGTGGAAGCTTCAGCAGACTGCCTGAAAGGAGATGATATTTATTTTGATATTCCTACGGTAACAGGCACTGAAAATCTTATGATGGCTGCAGTTCTGGCAAAAGGCACAACAATACTCAGGAATGCAGCAAGGGAACCTGAGATTACAGCTCTTGCAAATGTTTTAAACAAGATGGGAGCAGATGTACAAGGTGCAGGTTCCTCGGTTATTACCATAAACGGGGTTTCATCTTTAAATCCAGTAGAAGTATCCATAATACCTGACAGGATTGAAGCTGGAACATTTATGGTTGCTTCTGCACTAACAAAAGGAGATATAACCCTTAAAAACTGCGAACCAGATCACCTGAGAGCTGTTATAAACAAATTAAAACTTACCGGAGCAGAAGTTCTTGTATCAGGAAAAGATATCCGCGTCATTGGATCCGAAGAAATTGCCAGCATAGATATAAAAACCATGCCTTACCCTGGATTTCCAACAGATATGCAGGCCCAGTTCATGGTTCTCATGTCAGTTGCAAAAGGACTGAGCATGATTTCTGAAACAATATTTGAAAACCGGTTCATACATGTAGATGAACTCAAGCGTTTAGGTGCTGATATAACTGTATCTGGAAACTCTGCAATTATTAAAGGCATTCCAAAACTTTCAGGTGCCCCGGTAATGGCAACAGATCTGAGAGCAAGTGCCTCCCTTATACTTGCAGGTCTTGTGGCTGAAGGGCAGACTGAAATAAACAGGGTGTATCATCTTGACAGGGGCTATGATGCTATTGAAAAGAAATTTGCAAAACTGGGGGCTGCTGTAAAAAGGATAAAATAA
- the qrcD gene encoding menaquinone reductase integral membrane subunit QrcD, whose translation MDSALIPKGVQRCSLGKFTLFIGAVSAVLLWGVYAMLLCWLKGLNQTNMNDYYGFALWIWADLAVIALGGGAFFTGFLRYIVGKNELKNIINYAVLIGFICYSSALLILAIDIGQPLRGWFIFWHANVHSMLTEVAFCLSCYFGVLTIEYIPLVLENRQLNKVPFFHNLAHNMHEVMAVFAATGAFLSFFHQGSLGGVAGVLFGRPFAYREGVFIWPWTFFLFTWSAAAYGPCFTLSLTKLLEKVSGKKLVKDNVVELLAKISGWMIITYIIAKIADTWYWAAVTAPEGGFTLMDFYSNNPLYGIWILVLEIVIGGIIPGLILITETGRKNKFLLITAIILACIGVSVNRWVMVLQVMAVPVMSFDIWAMYIPSWQEVATTILPVAYGVILVALSYRYLPIFPQERELNPITD comes from the coding sequence ATGGATTCTGCATTAATACCCAAGGGCGTACAACGCTGTTCTTTGGGGAAATTTACCTTGTTTATCGGTGCGGTCAGCGCTGTGCTGCTGTGGGGCGTTTATGCCATGCTGCTCTGCTGGCTCAAGGGCCTGAATCAGACAAACATGAACGACTATTACGGATTTGCATTGTGGATATGGGCTGACCTTGCAGTAATCGCACTGGGCGGCGGTGCCTTCTTTACCGGATTTCTCAGGTATATAGTGGGCAAGAATGAACTTAAAAATATTATCAATTATGCAGTACTTATAGGCTTTATCTGCTATAGTTCCGCACTGCTGATTCTGGCTATTGATATTGGACAGCCCCTGAGAGGATGGTTTATCTTCTGGCATGCCAATGTTCATTCAATGCTTACTGAAGTAGCATTCTGCCTTTCATGCTATTTTGGAGTACTGACCATTGAGTACATTCCTTTGGTTCTTGAAAACCGCCAGTTGAATAAGGTTCCTTTTTTTCACAACCTTGCACATAATATGCACGAAGTAATGGCTGTATTTGCTGCAACAGGCGCTTTTCTTTCCTTTTTCCACCAGGGTTCTCTGGGAGGTGTTGCAGGTGTTCTTTTTGGAAGACCTTTTGCATATAGAGAAGGAGTTTTTATCTGGCCCTGGACTTTTTTCCTGTTTACCTGGTCAGCAGCAGCCTACGGCCCGTGTTTTACCCTGAGTCTTACCAAACTTCTGGAAAAGGTATCAGGCAAAAAACTGGTAAAAGACAATGTTGTAGAGCTTCTGGCAAAGATTTCAGGATGGATGATAATAACATATATTATTGCAAAGATTGCAGATACCTGGTACTGGGCAGCAGTAACAGCACCAGAAGGCGGTTTTACCTTAATGGACTTCTATTCAAACAATCCATTATACGGTATCTGGATTCTTGTACTTGAAATCGTCATCGGCGGCATAATTCCCGGCCTTATTCTTATTACTGAAACCGGGCGCAAAAATAAATTCCTGCTGATAACTGCAATTATCCTTGCCTGTATCGGCGTATCTGTAAACCGCTGGGTAATGGTTCTTCAGGTTATGGCAGTGCCGGTTATGAGTTTTGATATATGGGCAATGTATATCCCAAGCTGGCAGGAAGTTGCTACTACAATACTTCCGGTTGCTTACGGTGTTATCCTGGTAGCTCTCTCATACCGCTACCTGCCGATATTCCCGCAGGAACGGGAACTGAACCCGATTACAGATTAG
- the qrcC gene encoding menaquinone reductase iron-sulfur cluster-binding subunit QrcC: MSKAQEHNKAKKYGMVIDLDKCTGCGACMVACMAENNVPFKKDESDKLLSITWMKVYKLTNGKDFPDADICYLPRPCQHCEGQHSGHSPCVSVCPATATDYSTDTGIVSQIYTRCFGCRYCMAACPYHARHFNWWDPVWPAGMEKMLSPDVSVRMRGIVEKCSFCFHRYQRAKDKAYMEDRRELEEHEYQTACTQACPAGAIIFGDLNNPDHEVHKIAQPDPGHHGRPKNPNAFRLLERLGTNPKVYYLSSREWVRKAGDNYLKTEKINKH, translated from the coding sequence ATGAGTAAAGCACAAGAACATAATAAAGCCAAGAAATATGGAATGGTCATAGACTTGGATAAATGTACCGGGTGCGGTGCCTGCATGGTGGCTTGCATGGCGGAAAACAATGTGCCGTTCAAGAAGGACGAATCCGACAAATTACTTAGCATCACCTGGATGAAGGTATATAAATTGACAAATGGCAAGGATTTCCCTGATGCAGATATTTGTTATCTGCCCAGACCCTGCCAGCATTGCGAAGGCCAGCACAGCGGTCATTCGCCATGTGTATCTGTCTGTCCGGCAACTGCTACTGATTACAGCACTGATACCGGAATAGTCAGCCAGATTTATACCCGCTGCTTTGGCTGCAGGTACTGCATGGCAGCCTGCCCCTACCATGCCCGCCATTTTAACTGGTGGGATCCGGTATGGCCTGCAGGTATGGAAAAAATGCTTAGTCCTGATGTTTCTGTCAGGATGAGAGGTATTGTTGAAAAATGCAGTTTTTGTTTTCACCGGTATCAAAGAGCCAAAGACAAGGCATATATGGAAGACCGCAGGGAGCTTGAAGAGCATGAATATCAAACAGCCTGCACCCAGGCATGTCCTGCTGGAGCAATTATATTTGGTGATTTGAATAATCCTGACCATGAGGTTCATAAGATAGCCCAGCCTGATCCCGGGCACCATGGCAGGCCCAAAAATCCCAATGCTTTCCGGCTTCTTGAAAGACTGGGAACAAATCCCAAGGTATATTATCTTTCCAGCCGTGAATGGGTCAGAAAAGCCGGGGATAATTATCTTAAAACAGAAAAAATTAATAAACACTAG